A genomic segment from Campylobacter concisus encodes:
- the rpsR gene encoding 30S ribosomal protein S18 — MAEKRKYSRKYCKFTEAKIDFIDYKDTSLLKYCLSERFKIMPRRLTGTSKRHQEMVEKAIKRARHAAIIPYIVDRKDVVSNPFDGL, encoded by the coding sequence ATGGCAGAAAAAAGAAAATATTCACGCAAATATTGTAAATTTACAGAAGCTAAAATTGATTTTATAGATTATAAGGATACTTCTCTTTTGAAGTATTGCTTATCAGAGAGATTTAAAATAATGCCAAGGCGTTTAACTGGCACATCAAAAAGACATCAAGAAATGGTAGAAAAAGCGATCAAAAGAGCTCGTCATGCAGCTATTATACCTTACATAGTAGATCGCAAAGATGTAGTTTCAAATCCTTTTGATGGACTATAA